From the Paenibacillus sp. MMS20-IR301 genome, the window ATTTCCAGGCCTGGTTCTACCTCCGGTACCGGAAGTAGTCGAAATCGGCATAACCCCCGGAGTTCCTGGTGGCATAATGGAACAGCCCGATCCGGTATCCCATGAAATGATCCAGAGTGTACTTCATGTGCAACGTCCGCCCAATAGGTATCCAGGCTGCACCATCTGGAGAATAGAAGAACTGCGCCTGATCCAGGCTGTCTGTGAAGTCGAAATCAATGCGCAGATGCACCTGTCCGCCGCAGAATACGACACTCTCTACCGTCTGCGCACGGCCGTCACCGCCGTTCACACACATGTTCACGGTAAATTTGCCGTCCGCTCCGGCAGCAACCTCCACTGTGCCATACCCGCTTTGCAGGGCTGCCAGCCCTGCCCTGTCGCCGTGCTCCAGCCCTGCCAGATCAAGCATGGTCTCGGCGCTGCAGGCCGGGCCTTCCGTCCGCTGAGTCAGCGTATTGCGCGCCTGAAGGATGCTGTCCGCCGTGCGCCCGCTGCGCAGGCGCAAATAGCCCGGCCGCTCGGTAACCGACCACAGCGCGTTGTCGGGATTATGATTCCATTGCCAGTTCAGCGCCAGCTTGTCGCTGGCATAATTGAACTCATCGCTGATGACAAGCGGTTTCGCCTGTCCTGCAGGGAGTTTCGTCAGGAACGCTTGAGGCACCTTCCCCTTATCCCCGATAACCGGCCAATCCTGCTCCCAGTTTACCGGAAGCACATAAGGAATCCGCCCGACAGCCCCGTGATCCTGGAACAGCACCGAATACCAGTCTCCGGCCGGAGTATCGACAATTCCGCCTTGCGCGACACCGTTATTACGGTAGCCCAGATCATCATCCAGAAGAACCCTCCGTTCATAGGGACCCAGCAGCTCACGGGAACGGTAGCACAGCTGACGTCTGCGGCAGTTGCCGCCGCTTGGCCATTCAATGAAGAACAGATAGTAGTAGCCATTGCGCTTATGCGCGTGGCAGCCTTCAATCCTCAGCCCGATGTCTTCTCGTTCGCCTTCAATCAGCAGCCGGTCAGTTCCGCCCGGCTTCACCGCTGTCAAATCCGCTGTCAGCTCCCTGATCCAAATCTCCCCGTTACCGTAGATTACATAGCTGCGGTTATCATCATCCAGCAGCAGTGCCGGATCATGATGAAGCCCCGGAATCACCGAACGCTCCCACGGTCCCTGCTCAATATCCGTGGCACGGTAGATATAGAACCGGCCCATGTCATTGGAGGAAAAGCACACATAGTAGACCCCGGCCCGGCAGCGGAGGGAAGCCGCCCAGGAGCCGCTACCATAGATGCTCTTGCCGTCCTCCAGCCTATGGGCCGGATGATCCTCCAGAATGTCATACACATAATTCACAATTTCCCAGTCGCTCAGGTTCTCAGACTTCATAATCGGACAGCCCGGCATGGAATGCATGCTGGTTGAGACCATATAAAAGGCAGAACCGGTCCGGATAACATCAACATCCGGGACATCTGCCCACATCACAGGATTAGTAATGACGGCACTATCCAATGAACCTTCCTCCTTAGATTACACTTACTGCTGCGTGAATTGCCATGTTGCCAGCTTGAACAAGAGGGCATTGTCCTCTCCGGTAAATACGATGTAGAGCGAATGTATTCCTGCAGCTCCCGCTACCTCTGTCTTCAGCTCCATCCAGTTCTCACTGCCGGCCGCAGGAATGGTCAATCTGCCGATCAAGGGGCCGGCCGGGTCATCCAGATGCAGCTCCAGCACCCCTCCGGTTTCACCCCCCGTGACCGATGCCGTGAAGGCCGCTGCCCCCCGGCTGCCAAAGTCTACGCCCGATAATCCGATCCAGCCGCCGCCATGAACAGCCTTTACCGCCTGGCTGTCTCTGGCTGACAGCGCTTCTGTCTGCACTCCCGCACACCAGCCTATTGTCGCTGCCTGGACGCATGCATACGGGTTCAGGGCTTCAAGCTGCTCCACACCTTCGTAGTCAGCCTGAATAGCACGAATCGAACCGTCCTCATTGTGGATAAGCCGGTTAAGATGAGCGGAACGGTAACCGTTAGCAATGCCTAGCGCCTGGGACAACGTCTGAGCATGATAAGTGATATACCAGCTGCCCTTGAATTCGAAAATGGCATGATGATTATTACCGGCGACACCGAAAAAATGACCCGGGTTCTTTAGAATTGTCGTCTGATATGTCCACGGCCCCATTGGACTGCCGCTGGTCATATACGCGATCTCCCCCGCAGGAGGGCTTCCTTCCGGGCGTTCCCCGTCATAGAAATTCGAGCAGTAAGTATAGTAGTAGACGCCGTTCCGCTTGTGGATTCCGGCGTCCTCGAACATGAACGGGGCCGGAATGACTTCAGCCGTCCCCAGAACACTGGTCATATCATCTCCCAGCCTCATCACCCGTGCAGTGCCCGGCTCTGCAAACTGTCCCTCGGGTACACCGCCCCCGAAGTAAATATAGCCCTTGCCGTCATCATCGATCAGCACCGCAGGATCGAACAGCCAGGTCACATCCTCCACCCCCGGCGTGGAACGCAGAATCAAGGCTTCCCCGATCGGGTCCACCCAAGGACCCAACGGACTGTCAGCCGACAGAACACCAATGCCACTGGCATTGTTGGCAAAATACAGGAAGAATTTGTCTTTGCCGCCGATCACTTTGTGAACCGCCGCAGGTGCCCAAGACTGGGTAGCCCACTTCGCCGCCCCCCGCGGTCCGGCTACGGGAATCGCACCGTGATCTGTCCAGTTGGCCAGATCGGCCGAGGAGATTACGGTAATTGTATTGATGCTGCTGTAAGAATTCTCCTTGATCGAGCCGTTGTCATCATATTCCAGCATATCATTAGTCATGTACAGATAGACTCTGCCTTCGAATACCAGGGCATAAGGATCAGCCCCGTATTTGTGGGCAACCAGCGGATTGCCTTTTGGCGTTACCTTTCCAGCAGCCTGGTTCAGTGAATGGTTCATTTGATTTCCCCCAGATTCATTTTGTAGATTGGGCCTGTTCACGGAATGCAACGGGCTTCAGTGCCGTCCGTTTCTCAAACTCTCTCAGAAAGTGATGGTAATGCACATAGCCGACACTCTCCACAATGCTCCGGACAGTGTCGTTTGTTTGGAGCAACCGCTTTTTGGCTGCTTCAATACGTAAATTATGAATGTATTCAAGAATGCTGATTCCATGCTTTTTGATGAAGGCCTGGCCCAGATACACCGGATTAATATAGAAATGCTCTGCAATCTCTTTTACCGTCAAATGTCTGGCGTAATTATCCTTCAAAAAATATTCCACCCGTGTAAGCGG encodes:
- a CDS encoding glycoside hydrolase 43 family protein encodes the protein MDSAVITNPVMWADVPDVDVIRTGSAFYMVSTSMHSMPGCPIMKSENLSDWEIVNYVYDILEDHPAHRLEDGKSIYGSGSWAASLRCRAGVYYVCFSSNDMGRFYIYRATDIEQGPWERSVIPGLHHDPALLLDDDNRSYVIYGNGEIWIRELTADLTAVKPGGTDRLLIEGEREDIGLRIEGCHAHKRNGYYYLFFIEWPSGGNCRRRQLCYRSRELLGPYERRVLLDDDLGYRNNGVAQGGIVDTPAGDWYSVLFQDHGAVGRIPYVLPVNWEQDWPVIGDKGKVPQAFLTKLPAGQAKPLVISDEFNYASDKLALNWQWNHNPDNALWSVTERPGYLRLRSGRTADSILQARNTLTQRTEGPACSAETMLDLAGLEHGDRAGLAALQSGYGTVEVAAGADGKFTVNMCVNGGDGRAQTVESVVFCGGQVHLRIDFDFTDSLDQAQFFYSPDGAAWIPIGRTLHMKYTLDHFMGYRIGLFHYATRNSGGYADFDYFRYRR
- a CDS encoding glycoside hydrolase family 43 protein produces the protein MNHSLNQAAGKVTPKGNPLVAHKYGADPYALVFEGRVYLYMTNDMLEYDDNGSIKENSYSSINTITVISSADLANWTDHGAIPVAGPRGAAKWATQSWAPAAVHKVIGGKDKFFLYFANNASGIGVLSADSPLGPWVDPIGEALILRSTPGVEDVTWLFDPAVLIDDDGKGYIYFGGGVPEGQFAEPGTARVMRLGDDMTSVLGTAEVIPAPFMFEDAGIHKRNGVYYYTYCSNFYDGERPEGSPPAGEIAYMTSGSPMGPWTYQTTILKNPGHFFGVAGNNHHAIFEFKGSWYITYHAQTLSQALGIANGYRSAHLNRLIHNEDGSIRAIQADYEGVEQLEALNPYACVQAATIGWCAGVQTEALSARDSQAVKAVHGGGWIGLSGVDFGSRGAAAFTASVTGGETGGVLELHLDDPAGPLIGRLTIPAAGSENWMELKTEVAGAAGIHSLYIVFTGEDNALLFKLATWQFTQQ